Below is a window of Flavobacterium sp. N2820 DNA.
TGAGACCAGGAGTATCAATAGGATTTGAAAACGGCAATCTTGGAGTTGTAGCCACAAGCCCTGACGGAGTTTGTGCTATCGTAGGAAGTGCCGCTGCCAATGGCTCGTTTGCTTTAGAAACACCATACACGGTGTATTCATTAGACGAGGCGGAAACGTTAGGAATTATCCCAACGGTTGCCGCAAACTATGAACTACATAAAACCATTAAAGAGTTTTACGCTGAAGCGGGAACTGGAACGGAGCTTTGGATTTATGGTGTTGCAAAAACACAAACATTAGATCAGTTAGTGGCTGACTCGGAAGCGGTTCTATTAGCATCTAATAGACGCATCAGATTTGTAACGCTTAAATACGCTCCATCTGTAGCCGATACAGATACAACAGCGGGTTTACGCACTGGTTTTCCTGCAACATTAGCGGCGGCTCAAGCAATTGCTGATGAGTACACGACAGAAAAAACACAACCAGTTGTTTACATTATTGAGGCTTACAACTATACAGGAGTTCCTGCAGATTTAGTAGGCTTTTCGGCAACCACTTACAACCGTGTTGCGGTTTTGATTGGAGATACAGAAACTCGTACGGGAGCAACGGCTTCTAAAGGTGCGGCGGTTGGAGTTCTTGCGGGTAGAATTGCAAAAAACCAAGTGCACGTAAATGTGGGAAGAGTTAAAGACGGAGCATTGAAACCGCTTAACTTCTATGTTCTTGACACACCAGTTGAACAGGTAAACATCGACGCTCTTTACGACAAAGGTTTCATTACACCTTGTACTCACGTTGGAAAGTCGGGTTACTATTTTGTAGATGATCATTTGGCTTGTACAGTTGAAGATGACTATCATTTTTTAACTCGTAGACGTGTAATTGATAAAGCCTATGTGTTGGCAAACGCTACACTATCAAACTTTATCCTGGACACGGTTCCATTAACTGGAGAGGGCAAAATGCAAGCCACGTATGCTAAGGCATTGGAGGCTGAAGTAGAAAGAGTAATTGTACAGGAAATGACTGCAAAAGGAGAAATCTCGGCAGACACTACTATTGCAAATGATACAGGAGTTGAAGTGTTGATTGATACTACAAACGTTATCGCAACAGATTCAAAAATCAAAGGAAAAATCAGAGTAAGACCTCACGGCTACGGAAGATTTATAGAGTTTTCAATTGGGTTTAATATAACGGCATAAGAATATGGCATTTAATTCAAGACAATACGAATGGGCGGATTTAACGCTTGTTCTAGGAGGTAGAGATGTAACGGGAATTCGTGGCATCAAATACTCTGAAAAGGCAGAAAAGGAGGCTTTGTTTGCTAAAGGAAGATTTGCCCACAGCATTCAAACTGGAAACATTGCGGTTGAGGGAGAAATCACTTTACTACAATCGGAGTACGAGGCTTTAGTTACAGCGGGTAACGGCTCTATTCTAGGACTTTCTTTAGATGGCGTTTTTGCTTATGGAAACCCAGCAGTTGGAGACCCACTTATTACCGATAGAGTAATTGGTATTAGCTTCACAGAAGCCGCTAAAGAATTCAAGCAAGGCGATAAGTTTATGGAAATCACACTTCCATTCGTTGCCTTATCAGTAAAAAATCAAGCATAAATTAAAAGCCCGCTTTCGGGCGGGCTTTTTATAAAAAACAAACACAAATGAAATCAAACATTGCAACCCCAGAACAAATTAAGGCGTGGAAGGAACAACACCTAGACGTTTACCAAATTGAAATTCCAGAAGACAACAAAGTTTGTTATCTGAGAAAGCCAACCAGAACCGAATTAAGTTATGGCTCTAAAGTTGGCGCCCAAGACCCTATGAAGTTTAACGAACATATCTTAAATGTTTGTTGGCTTGCGGGAGACGAGGAAATAAAAACAAATGATAGTTTGTTTTTAGCCGTTTCCACACAACTAGAGGAGGTTTTAGCTTTCAAAAAGGCTCAGCTAAAAAAGCTTTAGAGTCGTCAGAAGTTGACGAAAACGAATGGATTCGGATAGCAAACGCCCAATTGAGATATTATTTTCATCTCAATCCTGATGACTTAACAGACCAAGAGTGGGCAAGTTATTACAATGAATTAATCTACATAAGAAAATCAGAAAACAAATAAAATGAGTAGCCAAGCACTAAGTTATATTATTCAAATGAATAGCAACTTTGATAAGGTGTATACCTCATTCAATAAGTTTGCTACTGGAGTAAACACTGGTGTAGATAATATTCAAAGAAAATTAAACAGCGTTAGTCTTAACGCTATGATCCAAAACATTAATTCGGCTGCAGATGGTTTAAACAGTTTAAACGATCCTGGTATGAAGTTGAGTACAAATATGTATGACCTTCAAGCCATTACTGGAGTCGCTGGCGATAAGCTAAAAGAAATTGAAGGCTATGCCCGCCAAAACGCCAAAACCTTTGGGGGTGAGGCATCGGCATCGGCAGAATCATATAAGTTAATCCTGTCGCAATTATCTCCTGAAATCGCAAAAATGCCAAAAGCTTTGCAGTCGATGGGTAAAGAGGTATCGATTACATCTAAACTTATGGGCGGGGATACTGTTGCGGCAACCAACGTTCTTACAACGGCAATGAATCAGTATCAGGTTTCTTTAGAAGACCCAATTAAGGCATCTAAAGAAATGGCACGAATGAATAACGTAATGGCAGCCTCAGCCAAAGAGGGCTCTGCGGAACTTCCACAAATTGCACAGGCATTGGAGCAATCAGGATTAGCGGCTAAAACGGCGGGAGTATCTTTTGAAGAAACAAACGCATTTATTCAGGTACTAGACAAAAACGGAAAAAAAGGAGCTGAAGGCGGAGTTGCATTGCGTAACGTAATGGCAACTTTGGCACAAGGTAGATTTTTGCCAAAAGACACCAAAGCCGAGTTAGCAGCTGCAGGAGTAAACATCGATACATTAACGGATAGCTCGCTTTCGCTTTCGGACAGATTGAAACCTTTAAAGGGTATTATGAACGACCAGGCGTTGGTAACTAAACTTTTCGGCAAAGAAAACAGTAATGCCGCAATAGCTATGATTTCCAATACCGATGAGGCAAACCGATTAACTGAGGCAGTTAGCGGAACTAATACTGCATACGAACAGGCTGCAATTATAATGGAAAGCCCATTAGAAAAGAATAAGCGATTAAAGGCGCAAGTTGATGACTTTAAAATATCGTTGTTTAACGGCACAAATGGTTTAATTGGTTACGCTTCAGAAATTGGAAACGTTGCCAGAGATGTTGGTAACCTTATGCCTATTTTATCGGGTGCGGGAACTGTGCTTTCAACTTTAACCAGTGCAACAAAGATGCAAGCGTTATGGTCTGGAATAACAACAACCGCAACTTCTATATGGTCGGGTGCTCAAATGGTTTTAAATACAATTATGACCGCTAATCCAATTGGACTTTTAGTGGTAGCAATTGGAGCTCTTGTGGCTTTAGTTTATTCCGCAATTAAACATTATGACCAGTGGGGGTCTGCGGTTCTTTTCTTACTAGGTCCTTTCGGAATATTGATAAATATTATCATGAGCGTAAAAGACCATTGGGACTCTATCGTAAACGCCTTTAAATCGGATGGAATTGTTGGAGGTCTTAAACGTATTGGACTTGTGTTATTAGATGCAGTAATGAAACCATTGCAACAAATTTTAGAGGTTGTTGCAAAAGTAGATCCAACAGGTCTCGCACAAAAAGGACTTGACAAAATCAAGGCTTTCAGAACGGCTAACAACTTGGTAACACAAGGAGAAAAAGTAACTAAAGGTAAAGAAGCCGCAGATAAAGCGGTTATAAAAGAGCCAAAAGTACCAGGAGTTAAGGAGACGGAAGGCGGAGGAACTGGAGGAACTAAAGACGATGAGTCGGTCAAAAAATCTAATCAGGCAGTTGCAACTGGAGGCACAAAACACAATTATATTACAATAACCATCAAAGAGTTAAACGGTTTAAAAGATGTTGTTGTTAGTGGGAAAGATGCGGCAACAAAAGCGGGAACCGAAGTGGCAGACGAATTATTAAGAGTTATAGCAATGGCAGGAACAGCCACAGGATAAAATGGGAAACGTATTAGATAGTAGAGACATATTATTTGCAAGTTTAATGGGTAGCCAAGCGGTTGCACTTATTCAACGCTCGAACTTATTACAAAATGAGTTGTCAAAGCGTGTATTGCCTCCAATACCTTTTTTGCCCCTAAAAAATGAAACCCAAATTGAAAAGGCGTCGGATTTTAGTTTTGAAAATAATTGGCAAACTAATGATAGTACTCCTGAAGGTTCGCAGTTCTTTCCTATGTCGTTTAGCTTTACTGAAGGCGGGCAAAAATGGTTATTTCCGTTTGAGCCAATGATTAACATTTCATCAGGGAATAATATCATTAAACGCAACGTAGCCAAACAAGGAGAAAAGCTAATTGGAACTATAAAAGAGCGTTGGAGCAGAAAGGACTTTGACATACAAGTTACAGGAGTGTTAATGGGAAGTATGTTAAAAGGTTTACCTGAGGATACATTTCCAAGAGAACAAATGGAACGGTTATTTGAGTTCCTGAAGCATTCAAAAGAGTTCTTTATTTACTGCCACCCTTTGGAGATTTTAGGAATAACAAAAGTAGTTGTGGAAGATTATAGCTTCCCATTTACAAAAGGAGAAAACGTACAGGCTTATGACCTTAAACTAACAAGTGACTTTGCCTACAATTTATTGATAAAAGAAGAATTTTAAATTATGCGATTCGTTCGTTCGCTTTTGATGCTGTTAATGTTGGTGACATT
It encodes the following:
- a CDS encoding phage tail tape measure protein, translated to MSSQALSYIIQMNSNFDKVYTSFNKFATGVNTGVDNIQRKLNSVSLNAMIQNINSAADGLNSLNDPGMKLSTNMYDLQAITGVAGDKLKEIEGYARQNAKTFGGEASASAESYKLILSQLSPEIAKMPKALQSMGKEVSITSKLMGGDTVAATNVLTTAMNQYQVSLEDPIKASKEMARMNNVMAASAKEGSAELPQIAQALEQSGLAAKTAGVSFEETNAFIQVLDKNGKKGAEGGVALRNVMATLAQGRFLPKDTKAELAAAGVNIDTLTDSSLSLSDRLKPLKGIMNDQALVTKLFGKENSNAAIAMISNTDEANRLTEAVSGTNTAYEQAAIIMESPLEKNKRLKAQVDDFKISLFNGTNGLIGYASEIGNVARDVGNLMPILSGAGTVLSTLTSATKMQALWSGITTTATSIWSGAQMVLNTIMTANPIGLLVVAIGALVALVYSAIKHYDQWGSAVLFLLGPFGILINIIMSVKDHWDSIVNAFKSDGIVGGLKRIGLVLLDAVMKPLQQILEVVAKVDPTGLAQKGLDKIKAFRTANNLVTQGEKVTKGKEAADKAVIKEPKVPGVKETEGGGTGGTKDDESVKKSNQAVATGGTKHNYITITIKELNGLKDVVVSGKDAATKAGTEVADELLRVIAMAGTATG
- a CDS encoding DUF6046 domain-containing protein; amino-acid sequence: MGNVLDSRDILFASLMGSQAVALIQRSNLLQNELSKRVLPPIPFLPLKNETQIEKASDFSFENNWQTNDSTPEGSQFFPMSFSFTEGGQKWLFPFEPMINISSGNNIIKRNVAKQGEKLIGTIKERWSRKDFDIQVTGVLMGSMLKGLPEDTFPREQMERLFEFLKHSKEFFIYCHPLEILGITKVVVEDYSFPFTKGENVQAYDLKLTSDFAYNLLIKEEF
- a CDS encoding DUF2586 domain-containing protein; the encoded protein is MRPGVSIGFENGNLGVVATSPDGVCAIVGSAAANGSFALETPYTVYSLDEAETLGIIPTVAANYELHKTIKEFYAEAGTGTELWIYGVAKTQTLDQLVADSEAVLLASNRRIRFVTLKYAPSVADTDTTAGLRTGFPATLAAAQAIADEYTTEKTQPVVYIIEAYNYTGVPADLVGFSATTYNRVAVLIGDTETRTGATASKGAAVGVLAGRIAKNQVHVNVGRVKDGALKPLNFYVLDTPVEQVNIDALYDKGFITPCTHVGKSGYYFVDDHLACTVEDDYHFLTRRRVIDKAYVLANATLSNFILDTVPLTGEGKMQATYAKALEAEVERVIVQEMTAKGEISADTTIANDTGVEVLIDTTNVIATDSKIKGKIRVRPHGYGRFIEFSIGFNITA